From the genome of Nitrosomonas sp. Is79A3:
ATTCTCGGAAGAAAGATAAACAATAGGCGTACTGACAAAACCATCCATTTGCCGGATAACTTTTGCCAGTTCAATACCATTACAGCCTGGCATATACAGATCCATCAGGATCAGATCCGGATTAAAATCACTCAGTATTTCCATCAGATTCATGGATTCTGTTACTGCCTTCACAACCATTCCGGCCTGTTCCAGTATCGCAGCATGGTAGGAAAGTACCGTTGGACTGTCATCTACCATCAATATGCGAAAAGAATCCTGAATCTGCGATGCTGTTATTAAATCAAGCTGGCCAATTAACTCAACCGGATTGAATGGTTTTGTAAAATACGCAACACTACCGGCTCGAACCGCTCCCAGCCGGCAATCCATATTATCATGTACCGAAATAAAAATGACTTGTGCAGGTTGCGTCAATTCCCCTTGAATCTCTTCCATAACATGGATACCCCCCATCTCGTCCTCTGGGAACTCCGTTTCCATAAGAATAATGGCATGAGGTTTATCTTTGATGGCTACCCGGAATTTGTCTAAATGATTAAACACCTCCACTTCATAGCCGTAATAGCGCAATTGCAACGCAAGTTCCTGCGCTGCCTCCACATCATCGTCCACCACAAATATCAGATTGGATGGGTGCGGGTTTGAAAAAAATGCATCCTCATTCGCTATCGTCTGAGTGATTTCGTTTGCAACACTGGATTCCTTCTCAGCAGAAATTTTCTTCAGCTCAAGTATCTGCTGCAAGATTCGGTTTAGCTGCAGATCATCCGCTGAAGCTGCTTTCTGCATTAAGTTCTTGAGGATTTGCTCCAGTGCATGCGCTTCAACACTCAGCTGTGGAAAACCAAATGTCTTGCCCGTACCAACCAGATTATGAACAGCGCGATGAAGTTCCTGCAAAACAGTCGCATCCCAGCCAGCCCGCAGTTTATTCCATATCACTTCTATTTCATTGATTCTGTCCGGCAATTCTTCTGCAAACGAAGTAACCAACAAGCACATTTTTTCTTGAAATTCGTTGTGTACTCTATTTTCCATAATTTGGTGCCCAATGTTGTTCGATTTCAGTGATTTGCTTCCTGAGATCAAATGGTTTTGCGATAACAGTCAATGTATCCAGATTCATGGCATGCGCGACTTAATCCAATCGCACCCGGTTAATCATCAATATAACAGGAACATTTCACCAGCCTGTGGAATTTTCCCAAAGTGATCTGTCTTGTTATACCATCCACATCTGACATCACGATATCCGGCAATATAAGATGCGAAGTATTTCTCTATCATTCTGGGTCTTCACTACCCGCCCAAACAACAAAAAGCTTCATCTGCTCGAGGGATTGAATGCAGCCAATACAATTACCCGCTCATTCTAATTAAAAGAATTGAAACTCAATCCCGCGATCAAACACCTAAAACCCGGTTACTTAATCATTTTACCTGTTAAACAATTCATCCGTAGTCATGTTACATAAAATAGCTATTCAGATTCTGGCTTTCATCATCGCAATCACGCTCGGCATCTTTGCCATTGGCGCACTCTTGACCGCACCGGCCCCCACGGCAGTAGGAACACTCTCTGCAGATTTTCCGGTTGAATCGGTACAGATTCCTGCCCCGAATGAATCCACCGTACATGGCTGGCTAGTTCATGGACAACCCGGCGGCGGCGTTGTATTGCTGGCGCATTCGATGCGCAGTAACCGGCTTGAAATGCTGAGCCGGGCAAGATTCCTGAGAGACCAGGGTTATAGCGCTCTATTCATTGATTTACAAGCGCATGGCGAAACTGCCGGGGAAAAAATTACTTTTGGTTTGAGGGAATCTGAGAATATTGAAACATCAATCGCTTTTCTGAGAAAAACTTTCCCTACGGAACGAATTGGCGCGATCGGTGTTTCTCTGGGCGCCGCAGCCATCGTACTCGCCAAACACGATTTAAAGCTGAATGCGGTTATCCTGGAATCATTACATCCCACTATTGAAGAGGCAGTTGATAATCGTTTGAAGCTTCATTTCGGAAACTATGGATCGGTGCTTTTACCGCTCATGCTGTCGCAATTATCTTTTTACCTGGATGCTTCTACCGATGCATTAAGCCCTATCACTCGAATCAATAATCTTAATGCACCATTATTGATAATTTCCGGAACAGATGATGCGCACACAACGCAACTGGAAACCGAACGTCTCTACGCTGCCGCCAGAGCCCCTAAGGAACTATGGATTGTTCCTGGCGCCAGACATTTCAATATGCATGCTTATGCCGGTAGAGAATATGAACAACGTATTAGCGCTTTTCTGTCGCAGTATTTGCGCCAAAATGTTGACTGATAGCGTCCGACTAGCGGACAGGACATTGCCCCGTCCCAAAAAAGAGGATGTGATAAAGTCACTTGTATTGTTTGATCTGTCTTAAAATCCACATTTCTGCTTGCGCAAGAAGGAACTCAATATGAATAACTACCAGAATATCCTACTCGCCATCGATTTCTCCGATTATGGCCATTATGTGGCGCAACGGGCAAAATCTCTGGCAGAACAATTTAATGCACGTCTCCATATCATCCATGTTCTGGATAATATTCCTATGCCTGACACACCTTATGGCATGGTAATTCCACTGAATGATGATTCATCGTATGATTTACTGGAAACAGAAAAAAATAAATTAATTCAAATCAGTAATCAACTGGATATCTTACCAGAACGCCGCTGGATGATCTGGGGTGAACCACAACAGGAAATTACTCAGCTTGCTGCACAAGAACAAATTGATCTGATTGTTGTGGGTTCACATGGGCGCCATGGACTTGCCATGCTGATGGGCTCAACGGCCAAGGGGGTTTTATATCATGCAGAATGTGATGTACTGGCTATTCACCTGAAAGATCATCAAGAATAACTAAAACATCCACTGACGCGCTCAGGTTATCTCCAGAACTGCCACCAAGCCTTAGCGCCTACCTCCGGCAATTCCGCAAGGAAATGGCTGTCAGGAAAATTGATTCGCATCACGCGCTCAGCGTCATCCCGCAAATCATACATTTCCAGTGCTTCATAGGCTTTAATCATAATATACAAGGCCTCTTCAGTCGCCGGTGTACGAGGATATTCCTTGACTGCATTTTGCGCCCGGTTGGCTGCCGCAACATAAGCCTTGCGTTTCATATAGTAACGTGCAATATGAATTTCGCTCATAGCAACCGCATTCAGCAAATAGGCCATACGTTGCCTGGCATCGGCTGCGTATTTGCTCTCGGGGAATCTTGTCACCAATTCTTTGAAATTTTCAAATGACTCTCGCGATGCTTTAGAATCACGCTCACTCATGTCCTGTTTGATTGGGCCTTTCATCAAGAAACCCATCATACCCCAATTATCATTAAAGCTCGATAATCCCTTGATATAATATGCATAATCAACATTCACATGATTAGGATGCAATTTAATAAATCGATCCGTCGCAGCGATTGCAGAAGCCGGTTCTTCATTTTTATAATGCGCATAGGCAATTTCAAGCTGCGCCTGCTGTGCTATTCGGCCATATGGATAGCGCGCTTCCAGTGATTCATACAGTTTGATGGCTGCAGCATAATTGCCATCATTTAATTTATCCTTTGCTTCACTATAGAACTTATTAGCAGACCAATCCTGTTGATCTTCGGTGCGATCCGGCAATAAACCGCACGCTGATAACCATAACACCAGAAATAAAGCTAAACTACGTAACATGACGAATTCCGTAAAAAACAAAGATACATCTTGCGATTATAGCGTAAAGCCACCACCGCTAGTACGCAACGAACCGGCGCATAGCGTCATTGCGTTAACGATTCCTGCGGATTATGCAGGACTGCGCCTTGATCAAGCCTTGGCGAAGCTTCTACCCAACTGGTCACGCAACCGCTTGCAAACTTGGATTGCTGAGAATCGGGTCATACTGGATGGCCAGATCACCACGATAAAACAAAAAGTATGGGGCAATGAGCTTATTCAGATTTCCCCTCAGGATACTATCGTTGAATCAACGCATGTAGCTGAAGATATCAATCTGAACATTATTCACGAAGATGATGCAATCATCATTGTCAATAAACCGGCCGGTTTGGTCACCCATCCAGGGAATGGCAACTGGCAGGGCACTTTGTTAAATGCCCTACTGCATCATGCGCCACAATTGGAGGTTGTACCACGCGCCGGTATAGTTCATCGTCTGGACAAAGACACCAGCGGTTTACTTGTCGTTGCAAAAACAATAGAAGCACAAACAAACCTTGTACGCCAACTACAGCAACATACTGTAAAACGCGACTATCTGGCATTGGTTCTGGGAGAGGTTACGCAAGCTGGCAGTGTTGATGCGCCGATAGGCCGTCATCCGATACATCGCACGAAAATGGCCGTTACAACAAAAGGCAAGTCAGCACGCACGCACTATCAGGTTATCGAAAACTTTACAGGTTGCACGTTACTGCAGTGTAGCCTTGAAACCGGGCGCACACATCAAATCCGGGTGCACTTGAGTTCCATTGGACATTCATTGGCTGGTGATCCGGTTTATGGCGGCAAACCCGGAAAAACAGGACAAATTATCAGACAGTTATTGGTTAGCTTTCCCCGGCAAGCCCTGCATGCTCAGAAACTTGCATTGACTCACCCTCAAACGGAACAAATCCTTGGATGGGAAGCTGATGCACCAGAAGACTTGAATAATTTATTGCAGCAATTACGGCAACAGAGCGGATTAGAGATCGGGGAATAAAAAAATGCGCCCGCAGGCGCATTTTTTCTTCATGTTTCATCAATAAATTCATAGGCTGGTCAAAACTCAGAAAGGCAGTATCGCATCCAGTGAGAATAAAATTTGATCTTTATTACCGCCAAATGGCCTATAAGCAGCGGCATGAAGCGCATCAACCCTGTCGTAACGAATATTGGGGCGAATATTCAGATTTCTTAACCCCTGCCAGCCAAGATTTAATGTTCTAGCTGCTTTCCAGTTTGCGCCCAAGGTCACTGCATAATAATCTGCAGGAGTACCGGTGGCCAGTGAGGTTGCACCGCCCAGCGCATAACTGTTTCCAAGATGATTCGTCGCTGCGCTTACCCGTCCTGGCGAGAAAACACGAAAGCCGTCTCTATCGCGAAACCATTCACCGCGAACACCGATCGATAGATCCGGCGTCAGATCATAATACGCATGCGAGTTAACGCCATACCACTCGGCATTCGTCACGCCTTTAGCTGTCAATACGCCATCTGCAAAACCATGGTCATGTTGCAAGATAAAATGAGTCTTATCTGTAAACATATGTTTCAGCACGATGCTATACATACCCCAGAAATTATTGCTGCGTGTGGAAGCTGTACTACCGGTGCCAGCAACATTCAGTGAGCTTTTTTTATCATCACTGGTCCAGGTAACGCCGCCAATCCCGCCCCAATTTCCCATCTGCCTATCAAAATTACCATCCCAGCCACCGGTTCCACTACCGCCGATTGCACCAGCCATCGCGGTAAAATTCTTATTCACCGAATAATTACTCAATACACCGGTATGGGTAAAAGGTTCTCCATACTGCATCGTGTATGCATGGGTATAGAAGAAATTGTTAGGGGCTGGCACTGATTCATAGCCAATCGGCGTATAAAAATGACCCGCTTTCACATTGAGTCCATTGCCAACCGGCACATAAACTTCTGCAAAAGCTTGTGGAATTGCGATGCCGTATGTACGACTGGAATTACAGCATATTCCAAGATCCCAGTTACCCCGATCAGGCAAAGCCCTTCCCGTGTTGGGATCAAACGCCGGGTTACCATAGGCTTGGGTAAAGATAGCATCAGTACCAAACATGAAATCAGCACGAAAACCGACATCCCAGCCTTTGCCTTCTGTTTTTACCGCACGCTCCATAAAAAGGTTCAACTGATTCATTTGAACTCTATTCGCCTGATCAGCAAACGTAACCGGACCGTTAAAACCATCAGTTTGACTTGGATTGAAAGTTGCGCCGCCGTGAACCCAGCCGCCAAACTTAACGCCGCTGTTTTTAAGTAAATTCATAAAACTGTTACCGCCACTGTCTTTGTTAGTCGTGACAGTGTTTGCATGAACACCCGATGAACTCATGCCGATCAACAGTAACCCACCAGCCACAGCATGAATCATCTGTTTCTTGTATAGCGATTGATATTCCATTACTCTCCCCCTCTCTAAATAACACAATGAAAAAGATACAAAAACTAAAAACTATAAAAGACCCTAGCCACCACATGGACAGAACTCTAACACTGAATCGCTTAAGGGGTCAACGCGAACAAGGGAGTAAATCGGCTTATCATTAAAAAATACAACACAAATAGTAATTTCTCGTCACTATTTTTAGTTCGTTTTATAACATCAGTGCAATTATGTCATCCACATCCATCCTGATCGAAGCACTGGTTAACAAGCCATTGAAAAACGTTTTCGAGGCAGCCGATGCAAGGTAAAAACAGGCGAAAAAGCGCAGTTTATGCTTAATAAATGAGCATTCCTTACTATGACAAGCAAGTTCTGGAGCTGTCATCACGCCGCCAAAGCTTGATTAATTCATATGAGTAAGCAATAAAAGCAAATATTCGCAATAGAACTTGCCTTTACCTGCTAAAAATCTCCATAACCAACTCACTGCTAGCCGATACATCCATCCCAGAACGTTCCTACTACTAAAGTTCTGAATCACTCACACCGTTATAAAGAAAATCTGGCGTTAATTGCTAACATTGGCTTGTATCCTATAAGTTCAGTTGCCTGATTCATTACCAGACACTCATTGTTCACTCTAAAAATAATTGATTATGAATTTGATACCGATACAAACTACCGATCTGACAATTGGCCAGCCATTACCATGGGATTTATTCGATCAAGCGCATCAACCGATACAAAAACGCGGTTATATCTTCAAAACAGAAGATGAATTAAAGCAACTGGAAGGATCGTCGATATTTCGCATGCAAAAACCCGAACCGGAGCAGACTGAGGAGTCAAGCGACAATAAGTTTAGCTTTGATGATATGCAACTCAGAGTAGGACATAAGCTACAGCTCAAACTATCCTCGCGATTAAAAAAAGGTCCTATCGAGATAAAATTTAATTCCTATGTATCAACTCTGATTGGTTATGTGCAAGACAATTCGCTCATCATCGCCATGCCCGCAACTGATCAGTTAATAGGAGAGCCCTTCGTGGAAGGCGATCAAGTTCAAGTAAGCTTATTCAGCGGAAACTCAGTATTTAATTTTATAGTCTTTGTCGACAAGGTTATTAAAGTGCCGTTTAAGTATCTGCACTTGTCCTTCCCTAAGGAAATACAAGGTCAAAACATTCGAAGATCACGAAGAATCCGTTGCAGTCTCCCAGGATCTGTCGTTGAAAAATCTATCCCGGTTTCTCTGATAGATCTCAGTGTATGTGGTGCGGGGATCAGCTCAAACCTCCCTTTGGGGCCACTCGGAACAATGATCACCTTGTCTTTTACCATCACAATCCTTGACAAAGAAATCCCCGTAACAATAAAAAGTGCTATCAGATCTGCGAAACAAGTCAATAAGAATGGCCAGAAAACAATCTCTTCTGGCGTTGAGTTTATCGACATGAAATCGGAACATATGCATACAATACGCCATCTGATTTATCAAGAAATTGTCGAGCATCCTGAGAATGTAATTTAATCGGGAAAAAATCTCACCGGCAAATCCGTCTACCAGAAACCCCAGTTACCTGTCGATACGATCCATATACCCAGTATTGCATTGGTGGTCGCATGGGCAAGAATCGGTGACCATAACGTTCCGCTACGCATATATAACAAGTTATAGATAATACCGGCAAATAAGCCAGCCAGCCATAAGCTGTGTGCCAGTGCAAAAAGTACAGCCGTGATGCAGAATGCTTTTAATCCGACATGTGCCGGATTGACAGTAAGGAAGTTTGGATGATCAATCCAGCGCATCAAAAATGACCGCCAGAAAAGCTCTTCCATCACCGGAACTATCAGTGCCGCACCCATCAGCCTCACCGCAACAAGAAACCAGTCAATCTCATCCTGCTCGCGCGGATCAAAACCGACGGGCTCTCCCATCACCATCCAGTCTGCTGTCAAGTTAATCCACGCCACAAAAACAACGATACCGGCAACTATCGCGACAGTCCAGGTACGAAAGCTTGCACCAACCGGCCAGCGCAATTCACTGTAGGCACTTCTCATCGCCCAAAGCAAACCGGCCACGACAGTTATTTTCACCGCATAAAGCAGGCGCAAATCATTAGCCTCCCAGCCAAACTTCAACAGCATATCTTCCAGCAGCATGAAAAAGACATACGCGCCGAAAGGCGCTATACGATATAAATTAACACGATCAAACATAACAAATTCCTTCTGAATTTTTCTTCTGATTATGGTTTATTGTCATAATGAACACTACGCTTATTCATTGCGCTCTGGCAAGCGCTAATAAGTTCGTAAATTGAAGAAATAATGAAAAAAATTGCAAACCGGCCTTGGGCAAATTACTTGCCAATGGACACTTCTGATACTTTAAGGCACGAGCGGCAACTCTCTCTGGCGAAGAGCTCCGTCTCTCCGCTTGGACTCAAGCGGAGAAAGTGTACTGACTTTTACGCCGAGTAATCTAATTTTTTTCTGCAACGGCACCCGTCGTAAACATTCTCCTGCTGCGCGGCGAATCAGAGCTGGATCGGCAGTGTGCGTAGCCAGCGAGCAATCTCGTGTGAGCGTATGAAAATCCTCGAAACGCAGTTTGATGCTGATAGTACGCCCAGCATAACCTTTGTGTTTCAGGTCATCGGCCACCTGAAGACACAATGCGGTGAAGGCTTCGGATAGATCAAAACGATCCTGACGCGGATGCAGATCTCTTTCAAAAGTGGTTTCCCGGCTGAAGGACTTCGGTTCAGCATTGGTGATGACTGGACGCTGGTCGATCCCATGAGACACCTCATATAACCAGATCGAATAGCTACGTCCAAAGTGAGTCCGGAGAAAACCCAACTCAGTTTGCGCCAACTCGGCAATGGTCGTGATACCCAGTAATGCAAGTTTTTTGGCGGATTTAGGGCCGATACCATTAATTTTACTGACCGGCAGCGGCCAAATCCGCTCAGGTATGTCGGATATCCCAAGGATAGTCAATCCATCCGGTTTCTCCAGATCTGAACAGATCTTTGACAGTAATTTGTTCGGTGCGATGCCTATGGAACAAGATAATCCGGTGGCATCTTCCACCGCCTGTTTAATGCGCTGCGCAAGTGCCGGGGTATCATCCGGGAGATCAGTAAGATCAATGTAGATCTCATCAATACCGGAATCCTCAATCTGCGACGCGATACCGGCAACCGCAGCTTTAAACAAACGCGAATAATGGCGATACATAGCAAAATCAACCGGCAGAAGAATCGCTTCCGGCGCAAGCTGCGCTGCTTTCATGACACCCATGGCGGAATGAACACCCATTGCACGCGCTTCATAAGTGGCGGTCGTTATGACGCCACGTCCGGCATAATCACGCAAGCGGAAAAAATGCTTGCTGCCATCCGCCTGGATCAACGGCTGATGTTCATCCCGCCCGCCAATCACAACCGGCAGACCGCGTAACTCAGGATAGCGCAGCAACTCCACGGAGGCATAAAAGGCATCCATATCCAGATGCGCGATACGACGTTGCGAAGTATTTATTGTATTGATCAAAACGTTATTCATGCGGACTGTGATAAATTACGCCATCAATTACCTTGCATTGTATATGAAGACCAAAGCTGCAAATTTAAAAACACCGCACTGCCCGTGCGGCAGCGGCAAACAATATACCGGCTGCTGCGGCCACCATCTGGATCAGGGTGAATCCGCCGCCACCGCAGAACACCTAATGCGCTCGCGTTACACTGCCTATACACTGAATCGTGAAGACTATCTGCTTGCAACTTGGCATCACAGCAAGCGTCCCGCCGCACTCGGACTGGCAAATCAGCCGCGCAACCAATGGCTGGGTCTCACAGTGAAACGTCACGAACAATCGGCTCCGGATCATGCGATTGTTGAATTTATCGCACGCTACAGAATCAATGGCCGCGCTGACCGGTTACATGAAATCAGCCGATTCGTACGTGAGGGCGGATTATGGTTTTATGTTGATGGGGATATCTTACAAGATTGAAGGAAATTACAAAGTGAGTTCGCCGTTTTATCCAGGTGCGGCGCTTACTTCCCCGGTCAGCGATGCAATGGCAAAGCGGCAATGCGTCTTTCGATATCGCCCATCATGCGCTTATAAGCGGGCGAGCCAATGCCGCCAAAGCGTTTCCTAAATTCTGTCTCCGGCATAAATTCCGGCAGATCCGCGACTCTCGGCAGGATATCTGAATCACGGATACCTGCGGAAATCTGGCGTTGCAATTTCAGCGCAGATTCTTTGTTGCTCACTGCAAGTTCGCCAAAGCGCGTGCCAGAACGGTCGGCAGCAACGTCGTTAAAGCTGAACCCGCTGCCATTGCGCGAATCATCGACTTCTTTGTAAAGTCCAATGGCATCCGAGAGCGGCGCGGCGGCATTGGCGGCGATGGCTGCGGATATCGTGAAATGCTGCGAAAAATCCTCACGCCCGTCCAGTAATACCTTGCTTGGCGGCAGTTGCGGCCAGTCTCGCGCGCCAGGCACAATGGCGCCGAGCCCCTTACCATTCACAAAGAACGCCAGCACTACGATCGCAGCGCGGTTTTCCGCCACGGCATCGCCGCTCGTGGAGCGTTCGGCTGCCAACCCGAACAGCGGCACCATCACATCTGCAAGCGTCATCGTAGCCGCGCCTGAGCCACTACGGATATTCTCGGCAAGCCGCTCCTGATAAACCTTCAACCGCGCCTGTTCTTCATGCGGCAGCAGGATACTTCTGATTCGATCCGGCAGGTCTGCCTGCCAGGCATAGGTTACGGTGAATCGGCCATCCGCAACACTGATTTTCTTAATGGTGTCACTCGCGATTTGATACTCTTCACGCGCGCTGAGTAGTTTTAGTGCGTATTCGAGCAACGTATCCGCAAGCCACTCCGGAACAGATAACCGCCCGATTTGCAGCAGATCGAAGACTGGAAGCCCATCGGTTTCATGCAGCACTGCCGAAATGTTCAGAAATCGTCCAAAAGGATTGGACGGCAGTTCGAAGCTCGCGGAGAGCATCACCTTGCACGGTTGTAGCACAACACGAGAACTGCCGTGTGCATAGCGGCTGGCAAGATAATTGACGGTCAGATCGACATCTTCCTGCGAAAGCGCAAACGTACGCAACACGCCTGGTTTCATCGTGCGCGGATCATTTTTTTTAATGATATGCTTGGCGCGCTCAATATGCGCCGGCGTGAATTCTGCGGCACGGTTGACCGTGGGCTGATCCGCCATCACCAGATGAAGAATGCCGATCAGCGCAAATGGGGCCGCGATCAGCAGCAACAAGAATGTATAGGCAATGAATCTTATCAATTCAGATCACCAGAGATTTATGAATATTGAGCAGTCAGGTCAGTAAGAGGGGGCAATCGCAATGGTGGCGGCAATCGAGTTTCATAAAGCCACGTAGCGGATCTCCACCACTTCCAAATCTTCCACGCCGGCAGGCGTATGCAGTTTCACCGTATCGCCTTCACGCGCCTTGAGTAACGCCTTGGCCAGCGGAGAAATCCAACTGATACGGCCGTGGCCGGGGTCTACCTCGTCCAGGCCGACAATACTGTAAGTGTGTTCCTCGC
Proteins encoded in this window:
- the dinB gene encoding DNA polymerase IV → MNNVLINTINTSQRRIAHLDMDAFYASVELLRYPELRGLPVVIGGRDEHQPLIQADGSKHFFRLRDYAGRGVITTATYEARAMGVHSAMGVMKAAQLAPEAILLPVDFAMYRHYSRLFKAAVAGIASQIEDSGIDEIYIDLTDLPDDTPALAQRIKQAVEDATGLSCSIGIAPNKLLSKICSDLEKPDGLTILGISDIPERIWPLPVSKINGIGPKSAKKLALLGITTIAELAQTELGFLRTHFGRSYSIWLYEVSHGIDQRPVITNAEPKSFSRETTFERDLHPRQDRFDLSEAFTALCLQVADDLKHKGYAGRTISIKLRFEDFHTLTRDCSLATHTADPALIRRAAGECLRRVPLQKKIRLLGVKVSTLSPLESKRRDGALRQRELPLVP
- a CDS encoding CAAX prenyl protease-related protein encodes the protein MFDRVNLYRIAPFGAYVFFMLLEDMLLKFGWEANDLRLLYAVKITVVAGLLWAMRSAYSELRWPVGASFRTWTVAIVAGIVVFVAWINLTADWMVMGEPVGFDPREQDEIDWFLVAVRLMGAALIVPVMEELFWRSFLMRWIDHPNFLTVNPAHVGLKAFCITAVLFALAHSLWLAGLFAGIIYNLLYMRSGTLWSPILAHATTNAILGIWIVSTGNWGFW
- a CDS encoding outer membrane protein assembly factor BamD, encoding MLRSLALFLVLWLSACGLLPDRTEDQQDWSANKFYSEAKDKLNDGNYAAAIKLYESLEARYPYGRIAQQAQLEIAYAHYKNEEPASAIAATDRFIKLHPNHVNVDYAYYIKGLSSFNDNWGMMGFLMKGPIKQDMSERDSKASRESFENFKELVTRFPESKYAADARQRMAYLLNAVAMSEIHIARYYMKRKAYVAAANRAQNAVKEYPRTPATEEALYIMIKAYEALEMYDLRDDAERVMRINFPDSHFLAELPEVGAKAWWQFWR
- a CDS encoding universal stress protein, producing the protein MNNYQNILLAIDFSDYGHYVAQRAKSLAEQFNARLHIIHVLDNIPMPDTPYGMVIPLNDDSSYDLLETEKNKLIQISNQLDILPERRWMIWGEPQQEITQLAAQEQIDLIVVGSHGRHGLAMLMGSTAKGVLYHAECDVLAIHLKDHQE
- the rluD gene encoding 23S rRNA pseudouridine(1911/1915/1917) synthase RluD gives rise to the protein MTNSVKNKDTSCDYSVKPPPLVRNEPAHSVIALTIPADYAGLRLDQALAKLLPNWSRNRLQTWIAENRVILDGQITTIKQKVWGNELIQISPQDTIVESTHVAEDINLNIIHEDDAIIIVNKPAGLVTHPGNGNWQGTLLNALLHHAPQLEVVPRAGIVHRLDKDTSGLLVVAKTIEAQTNLVRQLQQHTVKRDYLALVLGEVTQAGSVDAPIGRHPIHRTKMAVTTKGKSARTHYQVIENFTGCTLLQCSLETGRTHQIRVHLSSIGHSLAGDPVYGGKPGKTGQIIRQLLVSFPRQALHAQKLALTHPQTEQILGWEADAPEDLNNLLQQLRQQSGLEIGE
- a CDS encoding flagellar brake protein codes for the protein MNLIPIQTTDLTIGQPLPWDLFDQAHQPIQKRGYIFKTEDELKQLEGSSIFRMQKPEPEQTEESSDNKFSFDDMQLRVGHKLQLKLSSRLKKGPIEIKFNSYVSTLIGYVQDNSLIIAMPATDQLIGEPFVEGDQVQVSLFSGNSVFNFIVFVDKVIKVPFKYLHLSFPKEIQGQNIRRSRRIRCSLPGSVVEKSIPVSLIDLSVCGAGISSNLPLGPLGTMITLSFTITILDKEIPVTIKSAIRSAKQVNKNGQKTISSGVEFIDMKSEHMHTIRHLIYQEIVEHPENVI
- a CDS encoding prolyl oligopeptidase family serine peptidase, which translates into the protein MLHKIAIQILAFIIAITLGIFAIGALLTAPAPTAVGTLSADFPVESVQIPAPNESTVHGWLVHGQPGGGVVLLAHSMRSNRLEMLSRARFLRDQGYSALFIDLQAHGETAGEKITFGLRESENIETSIAFLRKTFPTERIGAIGVSLGAAAIVLAKHDLKLNAVILESLHPTIEEAVDNRLKLHFGNYGSVLLPLMLSQLSFYLDASTDALSPITRINNLNAPLLIISGTDDAHTTQLETERLYAAARAPKELWIVPGARHFNMHAYAGREYEQRISAFLSQYLRQNVD
- a CDS encoding porin; the protein is MEYQSLYKKQMIHAVAGGLLLIGMSSSGVHANTVTTNKDSGGNSFMNLLKNSGVKFGGWVHGGATFNPSQTDGFNGPVTFADQANRVQMNQLNLFMERAVKTEGKGWDVGFRADFMFGTDAIFTQAYGNPAFDPNTGRALPDRGNWDLGICCNSSRTYGIAIPQAFAEVYVPVGNGLNVKAGHFYTPIGYESVPAPNNFFYTHAYTMQYGEPFTHTGVLSNYSVNKNFTAMAGAIGGSGTGGWDGNFDRQMGNWGGIGGVTWTSDDKKSSLNVAGTGSTASTRSNNFWGMYSIVLKHMFTDKTHFILQHDHGFADGVLTAKGVTNAEWYGVNSHAYYDLTPDLSIGVRGEWFRDRDGFRVFSPGRVSAATNHLGNSYALGGATSLATGTPADYYAVTLGANWKAARTLNLGWQGLRNLNIRPNIRYDRVDALHAAAYRPFGGNKDQILFSLDAILPF
- a CDS encoding diguanylate cyclase — its product is MENRVHNEFQEKMCLLVTSFAEELPDRINEIEVIWNKLRAGWDATVLQELHRAVHNLVGTGKTFGFPQLSVEAHALEQILKNLMQKAASADDLQLNRILQQILELKKISAEKESSVANEITQTIANEDAFFSNPHPSNLIFVVDDDVEAAQELALQLRYYGYEVEVFNHLDKFRVAIKDKPHAIILMETEFPEDEMGGIHVMEEIQGELTQPAQVIFISVHDNMDCRLGAVRAGSVAYFTKPFNPVELIGQLDLITASQIQDSFRILMVDDSPTVLSYHAAILEQAGMVVKAVTESMNLMEILSDFNPDLILMDLYMPGCNGIELAKVIRQMDGFVSTPIVYLSSENDFNTQFEAMSLSGDDFLVRPIDPGHLVSAVTSRVMRARSLRSLMVHDGLTSLLNHTALKEELVREVVRSIRLDTPMSFALVDIDFFTKINNRYGHAAGDRVIKSLSKLLKQRLRGTDIIGRYGGEEFAVIMNDTDAASAAKVIDEIRNVFSRLLHLSQDEEFSVSFSCGIADLAHFPDAASLSEAADKALFQAKQRGRNKVVVNTDD
- a CDS encoding YchJ family metal-binding protein, which translates into the protein MKTKAANLKTPHCPCGSGKQYTGCCGHHLDQGESAATAEHLMRSRYTAYTLNREDYLLATWHHSKRPAALGLANQPRNQWLGLTVKRHEQSAPDHAIVEFIARYRINGRADRLHEISRFVREGGLWFYVDGDILQD